The DNA region GCCTGACTGTAATTTCCAGCGGCAATTGCATCAATTCCAGCCTGTTTTTCCGGACTGGACTGCCACTGATTCAGCAAATTTTCTCCCACGCTGATGCGATCGCTGGCAGTCGCCGCTGTCGTGGAATCCGTCGGTGAAGTTCCCAGCGGTGGAAAAATTCGAGGAGTTGACAACTCTTTGACCAGGGCTGCGATCGCCAGAGTCCCCAGCAGGGCCAATCCAATACGAGTCAGAGATTTCCGGCTTCGCGTGGCAGGAGTTACCTGGGTGGAAACGGGCCTGGATTGCAAGGACTGGCTTCCTTCCAGGGATTGGGCTGCAGTTTTGTCGGCCAGAACAGTGGGAGAGCTACTGGAAAATTCCCCTGAAAAGTCAATCCTACTCACCAGGGTTGGAGCTTTGCTAATTACGTCTCGCAGAGCTTCCAGGACTTCACTGGCTGATTGATAGCGGTCTGCGAAGTGATACCGGGTCATCTTGTCAAGCACATCGGCCAGTTCATCACTGACCTGAGCCTGATCCCGCCAGATCAGTTCAGAGGTTTGGTAGTCTGTCGGCAACTGGGATGGATGCAACCCCGTGAGGGCTTGAATCCCCACGATTCCCAGCGAATACAGATCGCTGCTAAACCGGGGACGACCCATACACTGCTCGCTGGCTGCATACCCAGAGGTGTAGACCGGCATACTGAGACTGGTATCTCCGGTGGCTTCCACGATCGTGTTGCCCAGAGTCTTAACCGCTCCGAAATCAATCAAGACCAACTTGCTGTCCTGACGGCGACGGATCAGGTTAGCGGGTTTAATATCCCGATGCACCACACCCTGAGCATGAACAAATTCCAGAATGCCCAACACATCTTCCAGTAAGGGGATCACTTCATCCTCAGAGAGGCGCACCCCTTTAACCAGTTCCTCGCTGAGCGGATGGCCTTCAATAAACTCCTGTACTAGATAAAACTGATGATTCTCTTCAAAGTAAGCCAGTAGGCGAGGAATGCGATCGTGCCTGCCCAATCGCTCTAAGGTTTCCGCCTCGGCCTGAAATAGCCGCCGTACCTGCTGCAATACCGCCGGATCATTGCTACTGAAGGTGAGATGTTTCAACACACAGCGGGGATTGCCGGGACGTTGGGTATCTTCCGCAATATAGGTATGGCCAAAGCCCCCAGAGGCCAGTACATTAACGACCTTATAGCGTGAGCCGATCAGTTCGCCTATCATCACATTCCTAATGGCGGCAGGTTTTCTCTCTAAGCAAACCTTGTCCCAGTCCAGAATCATTTGTTCTTGGGAAACCCCAGTTTTGTGGCTGAACCTGGTTCAGTTGACAGAGAAACACTTTCTATTGACTCTACCGCGACGGCACTTATCTCGCCAGAGTTAGACAGCTACATTCACAGTTAAAGGCATAATTTGGAATTATGGATTTTGAATTTGGAATTAAAAATTCGGAATTTGGAATTGTCCTGTGTCATTGGTTATCTACTCATCCACCCCCCTCTTCCCTAATCCCCACCCCCCAATTCTCAATCCCCAGTTTCCAATTCTCCACCATGCAACTTCATGTTCTCCATGACTGGAACCTGACTCCGGAGGCCGCGATCGCCCTGCAACAAAAATTACGCGATCGAGTCGTCCTGACAGATCAATTCGGGGAGGTGCGATATGTGGCTGGGGTTGATGTGGGGTTTGAAGCGGGGGGTACGGTGACTCGTGCGGCAGTAGCGGTGTTGAGTCTGGAGGATTTGCAGTTGCAGGATCGGGCGATCGCCCGTCGTCCGACTGAATTTCCTTATATTCCTGGTCTACTCTCATTTCGGGAAGTGCCTGCTGTTCTAGATGCGTTGGAAAACCTTCAGATCGAACCGGATTTGATCCTGTGCGATGGTCAGGGGATCGCTCATCCTCGCCGGTTTGGGATCGCCTGTCATTTGGGAGTATTAATCGATCGGCCAACTATTGGAGTCGCGAAATCACTGCTGGTCGGTCGTCATGCCGAGTTACCGGAGCAACGAGGAAGCTGGCAACCACTGATCCACAA from Leptodesmis sichuanensis A121 includes:
- a CDS encoding bifunctional serine/threonine-protein kinase/ABC transporter substrate-binding protein is translated as MIGELIGSRYKVVNVLASGGFGHTYIAEDTQRPGNPRCVLKHLTFSSNDPAVLQQVRRLFQAEAETLERLGRHDRIPRLLAYFEENHQFYLVQEFIEGHPLSEELVKGVRLSEDEVIPLLEDVLGILEFVHAQGVVHRDIKPANLIRRRQDSKLVLIDFGAVKTLGNTIVEATGDTSLSMPVYTSGYAASEQCMGRPRFSSDLYSLGIVGIQALTGLHPSQLPTDYQTSELIWRDQAQVSDELADVLDKMTRYHFADRYQSASEVLEALRDVISKAPTLVSRIDFSGEFSSSSPTVLADKTAAQSLEGSQSLQSRPVSTQVTPATRSRKSLTRIGLALLGTLAIAALVKELSTPRIFPPLGTSPTDSTTAATASDRISVGENLLNQWQSSPEKQAGIDAIAAGNYSQAIAALEKARQQDPTDPETLIYLNNARIGTAKSYEIAVVIPVNSPSLAQGMEILRGVAQAQDEINRAGGINNVPLRVAIADDNGQPETAKQMAELLARDPQVLGVVGHGSSNTSIEAAKVYQDQQLVMVAPVSSAVPLSDVGNFIFRTMVTDNQTAKALKDYMLTRLNKRKVAIFYNPNDSYSKSLTREFRNALDYSGVQDVTVVDEMDLSRPDFDAEESVNRAIANRAEVLMLVPNADVMDRAIRVIENNNRRLPVLAGDIMYNFKVPRIAKEKAVGMVVAVPVDPTGLPFLQQASALWKHENLVTWRTVLAYDATKVLLAAIAQDPSRIGIQRILSQPNFSTPGAEGSISFQAKGNRQNQPAYITVAPLGQKGEQGYTFVPLR
- the nfi gene encoding deoxyribonuclease V (cleaves DNA at apurinic or apyrimidinic sites) → MQLHVLHDWNLTPEAAIALQQKLRDRVVLTDQFGEVRYVAGVDVGFEAGGTVTRAAVAVLSLEDLQLQDRAIARRPTEFPYIPGLLSFREVPAVLDALENLQIEPDLILCDGQGIAHPRRFGIACHLGVLIDRPTIGVAKSLLVGRHAELPEQRGSWQPLIHKGETIGVALRTRPGTKPVYISPGHRISLETAIAYVMRCTTKYRLPETTRYAHKLASGPAIDAEEVVQVGKTAEQLPLFGE